The Streptomyces sp. NBC_01268 genome window below encodes:
- a CDS encoding aminopeptidase P family protein, which yields MAKGRKNGLYDGISEELSALMRTGWADTERHDLELAEQSPYAARRREALSARFPGERLVIPSGNLKVRSNDDTFPFRPYTGYVHMTGDQARDCALVLEPRADGGHDAALYLLPRDSRDTDEFWIGYTAELWMGRRRSLAESERVLGLPCRDVRTATADLAADAEVPTRIVRGIDPALEAAVTTDEDRDDELEEALSDLRLVKDEWELGEMRKAVDSTVRGFDDAIRELSKAIATSERWIEGTFYRRARLEGNHVGYGTIAAAGDHATIMHWTSNDGPVRPGELLLLDAGVETHSLYTADVTRTLPISGTFTDVQRKAYDAVYEAQQAGFDAVKPGAAYRDFHVASQRYLAEKLVEWGFIEGPAERAYELGLQRRFTMAGTGHMLGLDVHDCAHARNEEYVDGVLEPGMVLTVEPGLYFQPDDLTVPEEWRGIGVRIEDDLVVTADGYENLSAGLPRTADEVEAWMSRTAG from the coding sequence GTGGCCAAGGGGCGGAAGAACGGTCTGTACGACGGGATCTCCGAGGAACTGTCCGCGCTGATGCGCACGGGCTGGGCCGACACCGAGCGGCACGACCTCGAACTCGCCGAGCAGTCCCCCTACGCGGCCCGCCGCCGCGAAGCGCTCTCCGCGCGCTTCCCCGGCGAGCGCCTGGTGATCCCGTCGGGCAACCTCAAGGTGCGCTCGAACGACGACACCTTCCCCTTCCGGCCGTACACCGGCTACGTCCACATGACCGGCGACCAGGCCCGCGACTGCGCCCTCGTCCTCGAACCGCGCGCGGACGGCGGCCACGACGCCGCCCTCTACCTGCTGCCGCGCGACAGCCGGGACACCGACGAGTTCTGGATCGGCTACACCGCCGAGCTGTGGATGGGCCGCCGCCGTTCCCTCGCCGAGTCCGAGCGGGTCCTCGGCCTGCCCTGCCGCGACGTCCGCACCGCCACCGCCGACCTGGCCGCCGACGCCGAGGTCCCCACCCGTATCGTCCGCGGCATCGACCCGGCCCTGGAGGCCGCCGTCACCACCGACGAGGACCGAGACGACGAGCTCGAAGAGGCGCTCAGCGACCTGCGGCTCGTCAAGGACGAGTGGGAGCTCGGCGAGATGCGCAAGGCCGTGGACTCCACGGTGCGCGGCTTCGACGACGCCATCCGCGAGCTCTCCAAGGCGATCGCCACCTCCGAGCGCTGGATCGAGGGCACCTTCTACCGCCGCGCCCGCCTGGAGGGCAACCACGTCGGCTACGGCACGATCGCGGCCGCCGGCGACCACGCCACGATCATGCACTGGACGTCCAACGACGGCCCCGTGCGCCCCGGCGAACTGCTCCTGCTCGACGCCGGCGTCGAGACGCACAGCCTCTACACCGCCGACGTGACCCGCACCCTCCCCATCAGCGGCACCTTCACGGACGTGCAGCGCAAGGCGTACGACGCGGTGTACGAGGCCCAGCAGGCCGGCTTCGACGCGGTCAAGCCGGGTGCCGCGTACCGCGACTTCCACGTCGCCTCGCAGCGGTACCTCGCGGAGAAGCTGGTCGAGTGGGGCTTCATCGAGGGCCCCGCCGAGCGCGCGTACGAGCTCGGTCTGCAGCGCCGCTTCACCATGGCCGGCACCGGCCACATGCTCGGCCTGGACGTCCACGACTGCGCCCACGCCCGCAACGAGGAGTACGTCGACGGCGTCCTGGAGCCCGGCATGGTCCTCACCGTCGAGCCCGGCCTGTACTTCCAGCCGGACGACCTCACCGTGCCGGAGGAGTGGCGCGGCATCGGCGTCCGCATCGAGGACGACCTGGTCGTGACCGCCGACGGGTACGAGAACCTCTCCGCCGGCCTCCCGCGCACCGCCGACGAGGTCGAGGCCTGGATGTCCCGCACGGCGGGCTGA
- a CDS encoding IS701 family transposase translates to MLSLDPRPIAPVRGTHAIPAPTASPFQTGTHDAVLSEFSSTLFTSLSRNDQCRKAVQYLRGLLETPGRKSVRNIAALLGEQASEQNLHHFISASTWDWIPIRRALADHWVDARPPQAWVVQPVIIPKTGRHSVGVDRHFFPTLGQMLNAQRAVGVWAASDTTSTPVNWRLHLPQAWLKDDRRRSQVAIPDDVPVETLSESVVEACLEAVTRWQLPVRPFVLDSCEVHAVPIFEKLHATGMPLLVSVCEDQPLTVADPALPAAGRTPLTAEQIMIMAKDLRRPVTTPHHEPGGPPRTHWAATVRVTGPALPGSPAGQGEVLLLGVGQEGGRWPAKLWLTNLTTSPPASLVRLTRLADRVDRDFREIADRVGIRDFSGRSFGGWHRHITLASAAHAVVALARSDAHARSA, encoded by the coding sequence ATGCTCAGCCTCGACCCGCGTCCCATCGCCCCGGTGCGAGGGACCCACGCCATCCCCGCCCCCACCGCCAGCCCCTTCCAGACCGGCACCCACGACGCCGTCCTCTCCGAGTTCTCCTCGACGCTCTTCACCTCGCTGTCCCGGAACGACCAGTGCCGGAAGGCCGTTCAGTACCTGCGGGGCCTGCTGGAGACCCCGGGCCGCAAGTCCGTGCGCAACATCGCCGCGCTCCTCGGCGAGCAGGCCTCCGAGCAGAACCTCCACCACTTCATCTCGGCGTCCACCTGGGACTGGATCCCCATCCGCCGGGCACTCGCCGACCACTGGGTCGACGCCCGTCCGCCGCAGGCGTGGGTGGTGCAGCCGGTCATCATCCCCAAGACCGGACGCCACTCGGTCGGCGTGGACAGGCACTTCTTCCCGACCCTGGGCCAGATGCTCAACGCCCAGCGCGCGGTCGGCGTTTGGGCCGCCTCGGACACCACCAGCACCCCGGTGAACTGGCGCCTGCACCTCCCCCAGGCCTGGCTCAAGGACGACCGGCGCCGCAGCCAGGTGGCGATCCCCGACGACGTGCCGGTGGAGACCCTCAGCGAGTCGGTGGTCGAGGCCTGCCTGGAGGCCGTGACCCGCTGGCAGTTACCCGTGCGCCCGTTCGTGCTCGACTCCTGCGAGGTGCACGCCGTCCCCATCTTCGAGAAGCTGCACGCCACCGGCATGCCGCTGCTGGTCAGCGTCTGCGAGGACCAGCCGCTGACCGTCGCGGACCCCGCCCTGCCCGCCGCCGGACGGACGCCGCTGACAGCCGAACAGATCATGATCATGGCCAAGGACCTGCGGCGCCCGGTCACGACCCCCCACCACGAACCGGGCGGCCCGCCGCGCACGCACTGGGCCGCGACCGTACGGGTCACCGGACCGGCCCTGCCCGGATCCCCCGCCGGTCAGGGCGAGGTGCTCCTCCTCGGCGTGGGCCAGGAGGGCGGCCGCTGGCCGGCCAAGCTGTGGCTGACCAACCTCACCACCTCACCACCGGCCTCCCTCGTACGGCTCACCCGACTCGCCGACCGCGTCGACCGGGACTTCAGGGAGATCGCCGACCGGGTGGGCATCCGGGACTTCTCGGGGCGCTCCTTCGGCGGCTGGCACCGCCACATCACCCTCGCCTCGGCCGCGCACGCGGTCGTGGCCCTGGCCAGGAGCGACGCACACGCGCGCAGCGCCTGA
- a CDS encoding isochorismatase family protein gives MAGIPPIEPYALPSADELPGNTARWSADPDRAVLLVHDMQRYFLRPFPAPLREPLVRNATLLRERAVATGMPVAYTAQPGGMNAEERGLLKDFWGPGMRVDPADREVVEPLAPGPDDQVFTKWRYSAFFRSGLLEWMRERGRDQLVVCGVYAHVGVLMTAVEAFTNDIQPFFVADAVADFSAAYHRQALEYAAERCAVVTTTGTVLAQLATAGARTAGATA, from the coding sequence ATGGCGGGCATACCCCCCATCGAGCCGTACGCGCTGCCGTCCGCGGACGAACTGCCCGGCAACACCGCCCGGTGGTCCGCCGACCCGGACCGCGCGGTGCTGCTCGTGCACGACATGCAGCGCTACTTCCTGCGCCCGTTCCCCGCACCCCTGCGCGAGCCGCTGGTGCGCAACGCCACCCTGCTGCGCGAGCGTGCCGTCGCGACCGGGATGCCGGTGGCGTACACGGCGCAGCCCGGCGGGATGAACGCCGAGGAACGCGGGCTGCTGAAGGACTTCTGGGGGCCCGGCATGCGGGTCGACCCCGCGGACCGCGAGGTCGTGGAGCCGCTGGCGCCGGGGCCGGACGACCAGGTGTTCACCAAGTGGCGCTACAGCGCGTTCTTCCGCTCCGGTCTGCTGGAGTGGATGCGCGAGCGCGGCCGCGACCAGCTGGTGGTGTGCGGTGTGTACGCGCACGTCGGCGTGCTGATGACCGCCGTCGAGGCGTTCACCAATGACATCCAGCCGTTCTTCGTCGCCGACGCCGTCGCCGACTTCTCGGCCGCGTATCACCGGCAGGCACTCGAGTACGCGGCCGAGCGCTGCGCCGTCGTCACGACCACCGGCACCGTCCTCGCCCAGCTGGCGACGGCCGGGGCCCGCACCGCCGGAGCGACCGCATGA
- a CDS encoding helix-turn-helix transcriptional regulator, which yields MTNARLGEALRLLGIDETAVRVYLTLLERAPAPLGEIGSAAGLGGEALAAAYDALVEAGLASAAEEAGDVVAPVPPAAGLEILARHRAAELEESRIAVGGAFDSFRRHRLAAYNDDLVEVVTGEAIGRRMRHAWASAREQIRQFESPPYVPLTGATEDSLATLARGVRQRVVYARESLEHPGHLKDVIEPCVEAGEQARVLPSVPVKLLIIDEAYALVSLSIKEADVVNTMLVVQPCGLLSALVALFEQSWQNALPLHGGTARPGGLAPGDRRLLRLLAGGASDEVIARELGISRRTFFRRLQILMARLGAANRFQMALQAQRAGWL from the coding sequence ATGACGAACGCGAGACTCGGCGAGGCGCTCCGGCTGCTCGGCATCGACGAGACGGCGGTCCGGGTCTACCTGACCCTCCTGGAGCGGGCGCCCGCCCCGCTGGGCGAGATCGGGAGCGCGGCCGGCCTGGGCGGCGAGGCGCTGGCCGCCGCCTACGACGCGCTGGTGGAGGCGGGTCTGGCGAGTGCCGCCGAGGAGGCGGGGGACGTCGTGGCCCCGGTGCCGCCGGCCGCGGGCCTGGAGATCCTGGCCCGGCACCGGGCTGCGGAGCTGGAGGAGTCGCGGATCGCCGTGGGCGGCGCGTTCGACTCGTTCCGGCGGCACCGGCTGGCCGCGTACAACGACGATCTCGTCGAGGTCGTCACCGGCGAGGCGATCGGGCGGCGGATGCGGCACGCCTGGGCCAGCGCCCGGGAGCAGATCCGGCAGTTCGAGTCGCCGCCGTACGTCCCGCTGACGGGCGCCACCGAGGACTCGCTGGCCACGCTGGCGCGGGGGGTGCGGCAGCGGGTCGTGTACGCCCGGGAGTCGCTGGAGCATCCGGGGCACCTGAAGGACGTCATCGAGCCGTGCGTCGAGGCCGGGGAGCAGGCCCGGGTGCTGCCGTCGGTGCCGGTGAAGCTGCTCATCATCGACGAGGCGTACGCGCTGGTGTCGCTGTCCATCAAGGAGGCGGACGTCGTCAACACGATGCTGGTCGTGCAGCCGTGCGGGCTGCTGTCCGCGCTGGTGGCGCTGTTCGAGCAGTCGTGGCAGAACGCGCTGCCACTGCACGGCGGCACGGCCCGCCCGGGGGGCCTCGCGCCGGGCGACCGGCGGCTGCTGCGGCTCCTCGCGGGCGGCGCGAGCGACGAGGTGATCGCCCGCGAGCTGGGGATCAGCCGCCGCACCTTCTTCCGGCGGCTGCAGATCCTGATGGCCCGGCTGGGTGCGGCGAACCGCTTCCAGATGGCGCTGCAGGCGCAGCGCGCCGGCTGGCTGTGA
- a CDS encoding 3-deoxy-7-phosphoheptulonate synthase produces the protein MDDALLDIRYENALQQPPWEDESHVLRVRKELAALPALVDAEDVRTLRSMLARVAAGEAHVVQAGDCAEDTAESTPGHVARKAGLLNVLAGQLQMATARPVVRIGRMAGQYGKPRSRPTERVGDLELPVFRGHMVNSPEPDPESRRPDPERLLSGYQAARAVMAGLGWLDAPGRPRIGAPVWTSHEALLLDYEVPMLRRQPDGRLLLTSTHFPWIGDRTRQLDGAHVALLAEVVNPVACKVGPDMTAEELLALCERLDPEREAGRLTLIARMGAGTVAGKLPPLVAAVRAAGHPVIWLSDPMHGNTVNTPVGLKSRYLETIAREADEFRDAVAAGGGVAGGLHLETTPDDVTECVLNPSEVDLVGTRYTSCCDPRLNPGQALSVVSSWWKAAHAARPAAA, from the coding sequence ATGGACGACGCCCTGCTCGACATTCGATATGAGAACGCCTTACAGCAGCCTCCCTGGGAGGACGAGTCGCACGTCCTGCGGGTGCGCAAGGAACTCGCCGCCCTGCCCGCCCTCGTCGACGCCGAGGACGTACGCACCCTGAGGTCCATGCTGGCGCGGGTCGCGGCGGGTGAGGCCCATGTGGTCCAGGCGGGCGACTGCGCCGAGGACACGGCCGAGTCCACCCCGGGTCACGTCGCCCGCAAGGCCGGCCTGCTGAACGTCCTCGCCGGGCAACTGCAGATGGCCACGGCCAGACCCGTCGTCCGGATCGGCCGCATGGCCGGCCAGTACGGCAAGCCGCGCTCCCGGCCCACCGAACGGGTCGGCGACCTCGAACTCCCGGTCTTCCGCGGGCACATGGTCAACAGCCCCGAACCCGACCCCGAGTCGCGGCGCCCCGACCCGGAGCGACTGCTCTCCGGCTACCAGGCGGCCCGCGCCGTCATGGCCGGCCTCGGCTGGCTCGACGCCCCCGGCCGCCCGCGCATCGGCGCCCCGGTGTGGACCAGCCACGAGGCGCTGCTGCTCGACTACGAAGTCCCGATGCTTCGGCGGCAGCCCGACGGGCGCCTGCTGCTCACCTCCACGCACTTCCCGTGGATCGGCGACCGCACCCGGCAGCTCGACGGCGCCCACGTCGCCCTGCTCGCGGAGGTCGTCAACCCGGTGGCCTGCAAGGTGGGCCCCGACATGACGGCCGAGGAGCTGCTGGCCCTGTGCGAGCGGCTCGACCCCGAGCGGGAGGCCGGCCGGCTCACCCTCATCGCCCGCATGGGCGCCGGGACCGTCGCCGGGAAGCTGCCCCCGCTGGTGGCGGCCGTACGCGCCGCCGGACACCCGGTGATCTGGCTGAGCGACCCCATGCACGGCAACACGGTCAACACCCCCGTGGGCCTCAAGTCCCGCTACCTGGAGACGATCGCGCGCGAGGCCGACGAGTTCCGCGACGCGGTCGCCGCCGGCGGCGGAGTCGCGGGCGGACTCCACCTGGAGACGACCCCCGACGACGTCACCGAGTGCGTCCTGAACCCCTCCGAGGTCGACCTCGTCGGCACCCGCTACACGAGCTGCTGCGACCCCCGGCTCAACCCCGGACAGGCCCTGTCCGTGGTCTCGTCCTGGTGGAAGGCCGCCCACGCGGCCCGGCCGGCGGCCGCGTAG
- a CDS encoding anthranilate synthase family protein codes for MTGTPVDLLASVLAADPPAYALLHRPESAGPQTVDVLLGRISTPATLADLPLPDRAPAPGDGPRHDLLALVPYRQIAERGFAAPDDGEPLIAMSVTDQAAVPLDEVLRRLPDLPLGLAGGDFDIEDETYAETVRRVIADEIGTGEGANFVIKRSFVTDITGYTPHRALSFFRRLLRGESGAYWTFVVHTGERTFVGATPERHLSVRGGNAVMNPISGTYRYPPAGPNLPGVMEFLSDRKEADELFMVVDEELKMMARICEGGGRVVGPYLKEMARLAHTEYFIEGHTALDPREILRESMFAPTVTGSPLESACRVIDRYEPEGRGYYSGVVALIGRDARGEHALDSSILIRTADIDRGGRVRIGVGATLVRHSDPVSEVAETRAKAAGLLAALREPGPAAGRRPAAGAAGFDHHPEVRASLEGRNTALAGFWFTGHAERVRPVPELAGRRVLVVDAEDTFTSMIDHQLRSLGLEVTVRRFDEPYAFDGHDLVVMGPGPGDPREISHPKIAHLRTAVDTLLAERRPFLAVCLSHQVLSLRLGLPLVRRDTPNQGVQQEIDFFGARERVGFYNTFAARSPEDKVDCEGVGPVEVSRDPLTSEVHALRGPHFASMQFHAESLLTEDGVRLSGGLLREVLGARR; via the coding sequence ATGACCGGGACGCCCGTCGACCTCCTCGCCTCGGTGCTGGCCGCCGACCCGCCCGCCTACGCCCTGCTGCACCGCCCGGAGAGCGCCGGTCCCCAGACCGTGGACGTCCTGCTCGGCCGGATCTCCACCCCGGCGACGCTGGCGGACCTGCCCCTCCCGGACCGGGCCCCGGCGCCCGGCGACGGCCCCCGGCACGACCTGCTGGCCCTCGTCCCGTACCGGCAGATCGCCGAACGCGGCTTCGCGGCGCCGGACGACGGCGAGCCGCTGATCGCGATGAGCGTGACCGACCAGGCCGCCGTCCCCCTCGACGAGGTGCTGCGCAGGCTCCCCGACCTGCCCCTCGGTCTCGCCGGAGGCGACTTCGACATCGAGGACGAGACCTACGCGGAGACGGTCCGGCGGGTCATCGCGGACGAGATCGGCACCGGCGAGGGCGCCAACTTCGTCATCAAGCGCTCCTTCGTCACCGACATCACCGGCTACACCCCGCACCGCGCGCTGTCGTTCTTCCGGCGGCTGCTGCGCGGCGAATCGGGCGCCTACTGGACGTTCGTCGTGCACACCGGCGAGCGGACCTTCGTCGGCGCGACGCCCGAGCGGCACCTCAGCGTCCGGGGCGGCAACGCCGTGATGAACCCGATCAGCGGGACGTACCGCTATCCGCCCGCCGGCCCGAACCTGCCCGGGGTGATGGAGTTCCTCTCCGACCGGAAGGAAGCCGACGAGCTGTTCATGGTCGTCGACGAAGAGCTGAAGATGATGGCCCGGATCTGCGAGGGCGGCGGGCGGGTCGTGGGCCCGTACCTCAAGGAGATGGCCCGGCTCGCACACACCGAGTACTTCATCGAGGGGCACACCGCCCTGGACCCGCGCGAGATCCTGCGGGAGTCGATGTTCGCGCCGACGGTCACCGGCAGCCCGCTGGAGAGCGCCTGCCGGGTCATCGACCGGTACGAGCCGGAGGGCCGCGGCTACTACAGCGGCGTGGTCGCCCTCATCGGCCGCGACGCCCGGGGCGAGCACGCCCTGGACTCGTCCATCCTCATCCGCACCGCCGACATCGACCGCGGCGGCCGGGTGCGGATCGGCGTGGGCGCCACGCTCGTGCGCCACTCCGACCCGGTGTCGGAGGTCGCCGAGACCCGGGCCAAGGCGGCCGGGCTGCTCGCGGCGCTCCGGGAACCCGGCCCGGCCGCCGGCCGCCGGCCCGCGGCGGGCGCAGCCGGTTTCGACCACCACCCCGAGGTCCGGGCCTCGCTGGAAGGCCGCAACACCGCCCTCGCCGGCTTCTGGTTCACCGGACACGCGGAACGGGTCCGGCCGGTGCCCGAACTCGCGGGCCGACGGGTGCTGGTGGTGGACGCCGAGGACACCTTCACCTCGATGATCGACCACCAACTCCGGTCCCTGGGACTTGAGGTGACGGTCCGCCGCTTCGACGAACCGTACGCGTTCGACGGGCACGACCTGGTCGTGATGGGGCCGGGTCCCGGCGATCCGCGGGAGATCTCCCACCCCAAGATCGCCCACCTGCGCACCGCGGTCGACACCCTGCTCGCCGAGCGCCGCCCGTTCCTCGCGGTCTGCCTCAGCCACCAGGTCCTCAGCCTGCGCCTCGGCCTCCCCCTGGTCCGCAGGGACACGCCCAACCAGGGCGTCCAGCAGGAGATCGACTTCTTCGGCGCCCGCGAACGCGTCGGCTTCTACAACACGTTCGCCGCCCGCAGCCCCGAGGACAAGGTCGACTGCGAGGGCGTGGGCCCGGTGGAGGTGAGCCGCGATCCGCTCACCTCCGAGGTGCACGCCCTGCGCGGCCCGCACTTCGCCTCGATGCAGTTCCACGCCGAGTCCCTCCTGACCGAGGACGGCGTGCGTCTCTCCGGTGGCCTGCTGCGGGAGGTCCTGGGCGCCCGCCGGTGA
- a CDS encoding IS701 family transposase: protein MGNLREDGSWAARRPAAGLDPESFRRLFGSLHRNGQRVKAEQYVRGLLSVAGRKTLRSLAAQFDGASAQQSVHHFITASPWEWMPIRHALARQAQRTLAPEAWVIRSLLIPKAGPHSVGADPQRTALGTVNGQRAVGTWLASERSAVPVDWQLCLSSRWTADPLRERASVPEGAVARTVEECVCQAVAALAGIRCTVRLPVVVDVPEADGTAVARSLGAMGLPFLVRVDPGAPMRLDRSSLPRYGDLQRTAGELAESLPHLRQQVNPGDGRTTAAAVPVVVAPSGRDAMTLMGEWHPDERAGHRLWLTNLSPSLLAPALRLTRMPGVVERDFAEIADEVGLRDFAGRSFPGWHRHITLASVAHLAVATARDRARRGTAAVMSPTSTGLPFGNLTLSSCS, encoded by the coding sequence ATGGGGAACCTGCGGGAAGACGGGAGCTGGGCGGCCCGACGGCCGGCGGCAGGACTCGATCCGGAGTCCTTCCGCCGCCTGTTCGGGTCGCTGCACCGCAACGGGCAGCGGGTGAAGGCCGAACAGTACGTCCGCGGACTGCTGTCGGTGGCGGGGCGCAAGACCCTGCGGAGCCTGGCGGCGCAGTTCGACGGCGCCTCGGCGCAGCAGAGCGTGCACCACTTCATCACCGCCTCCCCCTGGGAGTGGATGCCGATCCGGCACGCCCTGGCCCGACAGGCGCAGCGGACCCTGGCCCCCGAGGCCTGGGTGATCCGCTCCCTCCTGATCCCCAAGGCCGGGCCGCACTCCGTCGGCGCCGACCCCCAGCGCACCGCGCTGGGGACGGTCAACGGGCAGCGGGCGGTGGGGACCTGGCTGGCCTCCGAGCGGTCGGCGGTGCCGGTGGACTGGCAGCTCTGCCTGTCCTCCCGCTGGACGGCCGACCCGCTGCGCGAGCGGGCGAGCGTCCCGGAGGGCGCCGTCGCCCGCACGGTCGAGGAGTGCGTGTGCCAGGCCGTGGCCGCCCTGGCGGGTATCAGATGCACGGTGCGGCTGCCCGTGGTCGTGGACGTGCCGGAAGCGGACGGCACCGCGGTCGCGCGGTCCCTGGGGGCCATGGGGCTGCCGTTCCTGGTGCGGGTCGATCCGGGGGCACCGATGCGGCTCGACCGCTCGTCGCTGCCCCGGTACGGCGACCTGCAGCGCACGGCGGGCGAGTTGGCCGAGTCGCTGCCCCATCTGCGGCAGCAGGTGAACCCCGGGGACGGACGGACCACCGCCGCGGCGGTCCCGGTGGTGGTGGCACCGTCGGGCCGGGACGCGATGACGCTCATGGGCGAGTGGCACCCGGACGAGCGCGCCGGGCACCGGCTGTGGCTCACCAACCTCTCGCCGTCGCTGCTCGCCCCCGCCCTGCGGCTCACCCGGATGCCCGGCGTCGTGGAGCGGGATTTCGCCGAGATAGCGGACGAGGTCGGCTTACGGGACTTCGCCGGGCGCTCGTTCCCGGGCTGGCACCGGCACATCACGCTGGCGTCGGTGGCCCATCTGGCCGTCGCGACCGCCCGCGACCGGGCGCGGCGCGGGACGGCGGCGGTGATGTCACCCACATCAACGGGACTACCGTTCGGTAACTTGACACTCTCCTCCTGCTCGTGA
- a CDS encoding ScbA/BarX family gamma-butyrolactone biosynthesis protein: MNDVTLAPLPPASPSSAPLTAYAHLRREEHLLVTGWERRSDREVVLGVRWPAVQGELAYDPRVLAQTVRQAGLVVAHAVHDVPLTHQTMLSTLDLAIAPGLRVPRGQTSSLAVHVTVRGAGAGAGAGAGRRGTSALHMTFRVLCGGDQVAGAESQFTWISERVYARVRGARRDLPWGAWEVPPPVDAGLVGRAAPGEVVLAAGDRPHRWLLRNDPGDRLLFDHPVDHVPGLALLEAADQAARALRAPAPFEPTAIEASYRRYVEFDRPCWITADPLPEPGAVRVVGTQEGETAFRVDFRSGG; this comes from the coding sequence TTGAACGACGTCACCCTCGCCCCGCTCCCACCCGCGTCGCCTTCGTCGGCTCCGCTCACCGCCTACGCGCATCTGCGGCGGGAGGAACACCTGCTCGTGACCGGCTGGGAACGCCGGTCCGACCGGGAGGTCGTACTGGGCGTCAGATGGCCTGCCGTGCAAGGGGAGTTAGCGTACGACCCACGCGTCCTCGCCCAGACCGTCAGACAGGCGGGGCTGGTCGTCGCCCACGCCGTGCACGACGTCCCGCTGACGCACCAGACCATGCTCAGCACCCTCGACCTCGCGATAGCCCCCGGCCTGCGCGTGCCCCGCGGTCAGACCTCGTCCCTGGCCGTCCACGTCACCGTGCGCGGTGCCGGTGCCGGTGCCGGTGCCGGTGCCGGACGGCGCGGCACGAGCGCCCTCCACATGACCTTCCGCGTCCTGTGCGGCGGCGACCAGGTGGCGGGCGCCGAGAGCCAGTTCACCTGGATCTCGGAGCGGGTGTACGCGCGGGTCCGCGGCGCCCGGCGGGACCTGCCGTGGGGAGCCTGGGAGGTCCCGCCGCCCGTGGACGCCGGGCTCGTCGGCCGGGCCGCGCCGGGGGAGGTGGTGCTGGCCGCCGGGGACCGTCCCCACCGCTGGCTGCTGCGCAACGACCCGGGGGACCGGCTGCTCTTCGACCACCCCGTCGATCACGTGCCCGGCCTCGCCCTGCTGGAGGCCGCCGACCAGGCGGCACGAGCCCTGCGGGCGCCCGCCCCCTTCGAGCCCACCGCGATCGAAGCCTCCTACCGGCGGTACGTCGAGTTCGACCGGCCCTGCTGGATCACGGCCGATCCGCTGCCGGAGCCCGGGGCGGTGCGGGTCGTCGGGACGCAGGAGGGGGAGACCGCGTTCCGCGTCGACTTCCGTT